One window of Saprospiraceae bacterium genomic DNA carries:
- a CDS encoding DUF2062 domain-containing protein has protein sequence MFRRIRYELIKVLRSHGTSHEIAFGAAIGAFISIFPTFGTGTLLVLLAYRFFNFNLVSAISGSLISNVFTGPFFMALSYKIGALLINSSFEFNFKTWYKQLDQVGLSLLIGSTLLSTACSVGIYFLVKKIVSNYKNRFPKKVIT, from the coding sequence ATGTTCCGAAGAATCCGATATGAACTTATTAAAGTGTTGCGCTCTCATGGTACCAGTCATGAGATCGCATTTGGCGCAGCCATTGGAGCGTTTATAAGCATTTTCCCTACGTTTGGTACCGGTACCTTATTGGTATTGTTGGCATATCGGTTTTTTAATTTCAATTTAGTATCAGCCATCAGTGGCAGTTTGATTTCAAATGTGTTTACCGGACCCTTTTTTATGGCATTGAGTTATAAAATCGGAGCCTTGTTGATCAATAGCAGTTTTGAATTTAATTTTAAAACCTGGTATAAACAATTGGATCAAGTAGGATTAAGTTTATTGATTGGATCCACCTTATTAAGTACAGCATGCAGTGTGGGAATTTACTTTTTAGTTAAAAAAATTGTAAGTAATTATAAAAACCGCTTTCCAAAAAAAGTCATTACTTAG
- the secA gene encoding preprotein translocase subunit SecA, producing MFGSKQDKDVRAYSPRIEEINHFATAYQQLSNDELRNKTLEFRARIGDYLSAIDLEISNLKEQAEQEPDVFTKEDIYNEIDKKLKERNQQIEEILNKLLPEAFAVVKETARRFFYNESLILKATDHDRDLSIHKSYITLNGDQAVYANKWTAAGGDITWNMIHYDVQLIGGMVLHDGKIAEMGTGEGKTLVATLPAYLNALPGEGVHIVTVNDYLARRDSEWIAPIFEFLLLTVDCIDKYKPHSPQRIKAYNCDITYGTNNEFGFDYLRDNMVRSVDEKVQIKHHYAMVDEVDSVLIDDARTPLIISGPVDVDEESEEYNVLKPKVERLINEQKRLANHYLTEARKLISEGKTGYAEGEGGMSLLRSYRALPKSRPLIKYLSEDGIRNVLQKSENYYMQEQSKNMRIADAPLLFTIDEKNRQVELTSLGIDFLSKGESDPTFYIIPDLSSVIHEIETNPSLNKDEIISQKEKALEDYSTKSKRLHCVSQLLKAYAIFEIDEDYVVIDGHVKIVDEGTGRLLEGRRYSDGLHQAIEAKEQVKVGELTQTYATITLQNYFRMYHKLAGMTGTAETEAGEFWQIYKLDVVVIPTNKVIIRDDREDLVYKTAREKYNAVIDEIAVCTNQGRPVLVGTTSVDISEKLSRMLQLRGIAHNVLNAKQHQREAEIIAEAGKPGKVTIATNMAGRGTDIKITEEVKQAGGLAIIGTERHESRRVDRQLRGRAGRQGDPGSSQFFVSFEDNLMRLFNSDRITGIMDKLGHKEGEVMQHSMVTKSIERAQKKVEENNFGIRKRLLEYDDVMNIQREAIYKKRDHALYGDRLSVDLSYMFHSTIENTVSRFKSTGDYEGFEFECISTLGIEPEMGPAFFRESKDQDVVNELAKQFYSFYNRKEEGIKEVLMPFIKNIHQNEGQKYQRIAIPFSDGHSEPLPIAADIETAIKTNGSNIMRDIERSVALVRLDYEWKEHLRNMDELKESVQAASFEQKDPLVIYKIEAYKLFETLVYKMNQDITSYLSKGKLQINVNQEVREARSQRTDYSKTKTNRSEETMRRAAESAGRAEQPAIQQVRNTGPKIGRNDPCPCGSGKKFKNCHGAE from the coding sequence ATTTTTGGCAGCAAACAGGATAAAGATGTTAGAGCCTATAGCCCTCGTATTGAGGAAATTAACCATTTTGCCACCGCTTACCAGCAACTCAGCAATGACGAGCTTAGGAATAAAACACTTGAATTTCGAGCCCGGATTGGAGACTATTTAAGTGCTATTGATCTGGAAATCAGTAATTTAAAAGAACAAGCCGAACAAGAACCGGATGTGTTTACCAAGGAGGATATTTATAATGAAATTGACAAAAAGCTGAAAGAACGAAACCAGCAGATAGAAGAAATTCTCAATAAGTTGCTTCCGGAAGCATTTGCCGTGGTCAAAGAAACTGCCCGCCGCTTCTTTTATAATGAAAGCTTAATCCTTAAAGCTACGGATCACGATCGCGATTTGTCCATCCATAAATCATACATTACCCTGAACGGCGATCAGGCGGTATATGCAAATAAATGGACCGCTGCGGGAGGGGATATTACCTGGAACATGATCCATTACGACGTTCAACTCATTGGTGGAATGGTCTTGCATGATGGTAAAATTGCAGAGATGGGTACAGGGGAAGGAAAAACCCTGGTGGCAACCCTGCCAGCCTACCTCAACGCCTTACCCGGTGAAGGGGTTCATATCGTTACCGTCAATGACTATTTGGCACGAAGGGACTCTGAATGGATAGCTCCGATTTTTGAATTTTTATTGCTTACGGTTGATTGTATTGATAAATACAAACCGCATTCTCCGCAGCGTATCAAAGCCTATAATTGCGATATCACCTACGGCACGAATAATGAATTTGGTTTTGACTACCTGCGTGATAATATGGTTCGATCTGTTGATGAAAAAGTACAGATCAAACATCATTATGCCATGGTGGATGAGGTAGACAGTGTGTTGATTGATGATGCACGAACTCCATTGATAATTTCTGGTCCCGTTGACGTTGATGAAGAAAGTGAAGAATACAATGTACTTAAACCAAAAGTCGAACGACTGATCAACGAACAAAAACGCTTAGCCAATCATTATCTAACTGAAGCCCGCAAATTAATTTCTGAAGGAAAAACGGGCTATGCGGAAGGTGAAGGTGGGATGTCGCTGTTGCGATCTTATCGTGCACTTCCAAAATCAAGGCCCTTAATAAAATACCTGAGTGAAGACGGCATCCGAAACGTCCTTCAAAAATCAGAGAATTATTATATGCAGGAGCAATCTAAAAACATGCGGATTGCTGATGCTCCTTTGTTATTTACAATTGATGAAAAAAATCGTCAGGTAGAATTAACTTCTTTGGGCATTGATTTTCTTTCTAAAGGGGAGTCTGATCCAACTTTTTATATTATACCTGATCTCTCTTCGGTCATTCATGAAATAGAAACGAATCCTTCTTTAAATAAAGATGAAATCATTAGTCAAAAAGAAAAAGCACTAGAAGATTATTCTACAAAATCAAAACGATTGCATTGTGTAAGTCAACTTTTAAAAGCATATGCAATTTTTGAAATCGATGAGGATTACGTTGTAATTGATGGCCATGTAAAAATTGTAGATGAAGGGACAGGTCGTTTGTTGGAAGGCCGCCGGTATTCAGATGGATTGCATCAGGCTATCGAAGCAAAAGAACAGGTTAAAGTAGGTGAGTTAACACAAACCTATGCAACCATCACCCTGCAAAATTATTTTAGAATGTATCATAAGCTGGCTGGTATGACCGGTACAGCCGAAACAGAAGCGGGTGAATTCTGGCAAATTTATAAATTGGATGTGGTTGTTATTCCAACCAATAAAGTAATCATTCGTGATGATCGCGAAGATTTAGTTTATAAAACTGCCCGCGAAAAATACAATGCGGTTATTGATGAAATTGCGGTTTGCACCAATCAAGGAAGACCCGTTTTAGTAGGTACGACTTCTGTTGATATTTCAGAAAAACTAAGCCGTATGTTGCAATTGCGTGGCATTGCACACAATGTATTAAATGCAAAACAACATCAGCGTGAAGCCGAAATCATTGCCGAAGCAGGTAAACCAGGAAAAGTTACCATCGCAACCAATATGGCGGGTCGGGGAACGGATATTAAAATTACAGAGGAGGTTAAACAGGCTGGTGGACTTGCTATCATAGGTACTGAACGTCACGAATCCCGTCGGGTGGATCGCCAGCTGCGAGGTCGCGCCGGTCGTCAAGGGGACCCTGGCTCCAGTCAGTTTTTTGTTTCTTTTGAAGACAATCTGATGCGATTATTTAATTCCGATCGGATTACTGGCATCATGGATAAACTCGGCCATAAAGAAGGAGAGGTTATGCAACATTCCATGGTTACTAAATCTATCGAACGCGCACAGAAAAAAGTTGAGGAAAATAATTTTGGCATTCGTAAACGCTTATTAGAGTATGACGATGTAATGAATATTCAACGGGAGGCCATTTATAAAAAACGGGATCATGCATTGTATGGCGATCGTCTTTCGGTTGATTTAAGTTATATGTTTCATTCAACGATTGAAAATACAGTAAGTCGTTTTAAATCAACCGGAGATTACGAAGGTTTTGAATTTGAATGCATCAGTACGCTTGGAATCGAACCAGAAATGGGCCCTGCCTTCTTCCGTGAATCCAAAGATCAGGATGTTGTCAACGAACTTGCAAAACAGTTTTATAGTTTTTATAACCGAAAGGAAGAAGGCATTAAAGAAGTCCTGATGCCTTTTATAAAAAACATCCATCAAAACGAGGGTCAAAAATATCAACGGATTGCAATTCCATTTTCTGACGGTCACTCCGAACCGCTTCCAATCGCAGCTGATATTGAAACGGCTATTAAAACAAATGGTTCCAATATCATGCGGGATATCGAACGTTCCGTAGCCCTTGTGAGGCTCGATTACGAATGGAAAGAACACCTTCGAAATATGGATGAATTAAAAGAATCGGTTCAGGCTGCAAGCTTCGAACAAAAAGATCCTTTGGTCATTTATAAAATTGAAGCTTATAAATTATTTGAAACCCTGGTTTATAAAATGAATCAGGATATTACTTCCTATCTTTCAAAAGGAAAATTACAGATTAATGTAAACCAGGAAGTGCGGGAAGCTCGTTCGCAACGAACAGATTATAGTAAAACCAAAACAAACCGCTCTGAAGAAACCATGCGGAGGGCAGCAGAATCTGCAGGTCGTGCTGAACAACCAGCCATCCAACAGGTTCGGAATACCGGACCAAAAATTGGAAGAAACGATCCTTGTCCATGCGGTAGCGGTAAAAAATTTAAAAATTGTCACGGCGCTGAATGA
- the rodA gene encoding rod shape-determining protein RodA yields the protein MIRKPRAANYDWITLGIYFSLIIIGWLSIYSVTYSQNINRDLFDLSVPITKQSLYIGIALILFFISQWIDEKFWHTFAYIIYGFGLFLLLIVLIFGVEVKGAKAWLNVAGLSLQPAEIAKFGTALALSSYLSYFKTNLKQVNYQLISFGIIFAPVFFILLQPDAGSALTFLSFFVLLFIEGLNEFYYLIIVLFFAVFIFSFLFPIPFILLGLLLLSLLLCWYYFKPFKFQWIVFLLFISGLIGLNFIIPLYQVLLIAGALLFVSLIYLWKSKEERLSLIVAFGFGILALFSYTSINFFNGLEPHQQERIKVWLTPSQCDPRGSLYNILQSKVAIGAGGFFGKGYLNGNMTKLKFVPEQSTDFIFSSIGEEQGFLGSLTVIILFFILIFRIILMSQRSEKKFFSNYALCVAGLLFIHVLINIGMTMGLVPIIGIPLPFISKGGSALIGFSLMIGVLLKMQRKA from the coding sequence ATGATTCGAAAACCACGGGCTGCAAATTATGATTGGATTACACTGGGAATTTATTTCAGCTTAATAATTATTGGTTGGCTTTCAATTTATTCCGTTACCTATTCTCAAAATATTAATCGGGATTTATTTGATTTGTCTGTGCCAATTACCAAACAATCATTATACATTGGCATCGCTTTAATACTTTTTTTTATAAGTCAATGGATTGATGAAAAATTTTGGCACACCTTTGCTTATATCATTTATGGATTTGGACTTTTTCTATTACTTATTGTACTAATATTTGGTGTAGAGGTTAAAGGCGCCAAAGCCTGGTTAAATGTAGCTGGACTTTCACTTCAACCTGCTGAAATTGCTAAATTTGGAACCGCACTGGCTTTAAGTTCGTATCTCAGTTATTTCAAAACAAATCTTAAACAAGTCAATTACCAATTAATTTCCTTTGGAATTATTTTCGCACCGGTATTTTTTATTCTACTCCAACCAGATGCCGGCTCTGCTTTGACATTTCTTTCATTTTTTGTCTTGCTTTTTATTGAAGGACTCAATGAATTTTATTATTTAATTATAGTATTGTTTTTTGCAGTATTTATTTTTTCCTTTTTATTTCCCATTCCGTTTATATTATTGGGCTTATTGCTTTTATCGCTTTTGTTATGTTGGTATTATTTTAAACCCTTTAAATTTCAGTGGATCGTATTTCTACTTTTTATTTCCGGTTTAATTGGACTTAACTTTATAATTCCACTTTATCAGGTTTTATTAATTGCCGGAGCCTTACTATTTGTTTCTCTAATTTACTTATGGAAATCAAAAGAAGAACGTCTGAGTTTGATCGTAGCATTTGGCTTTGGCATACTTGCCTTGTTTAGTTATACTTCTATAAATTTTTTCAATGGATTGGAACCACACCAACAAGAGCGGATCAAAGTTTGGCTGACCCCATCTCAATGTGACCCCAGAGGATCCCTTTACAACATCTTGCAATCCAAAGTAGCAATTGGTGCCGGTGGATTTTTTGGCAAAGGCTACTTAAATGGAAATATGACCAAACTAAAATTTGTTCCGGAACAATCTACAGACTTTATTTTTTCATCCATCGGAGAAGAACAAGGGTTTTTAGGTTCGTTAACGGTCATCATCCTTTTTTTTATTTTAATTTTTCGAATCATTCTGATGAGTCAGCGAAGCGAAAAAAAGTTTTTTTCAAATTATGCTTTGTGTGTAGCGGGTCTATTGTTTATTCACGTGCTCATTAATATAGGAATGACCATGGGTCTGGTGCCCATCATCGGGATTCCATTGCCTTTCATAAGTAAAGGAGGATCGGCCCTTATTGGGTTTTCGCTGATGATCGGTGTTTTATTAAAAATGCAAAGAAAAGCTTAA
- the tgt gene encoding tRNA guanosine(34) transglycosylase Tgt: MKSRFELIATDTNCQARAGSFYTDHGIIETPIFMPVGTSATVKAVHQTELKHAVKAQIILGNTYHLYLRPGTEIIEKAGGLHGFMNWDKPLLTDSGGYQVFSLSANRKIKEEGVLFSSHIDGSKHLFTPASVVDIQRSLGSDIMMALDECPPYPSERDYARRSMNITHRWLEAGINHFEKTNSLYGHDQCYVPISQGSVYEDLRIESIQAIRQYNNPIYAIGGLSVGEPEEELNRLVAICCQHMPVQSARYLMGVGTPQNLLNSIERGIDFFDCVLPTRNARHGIIYTSNGIIHIRNLKWKDDFSPIDAKLDLETSQQHSKSYLRHLIMSNEILGAQLASLQNLRFYLWLMEESRNQILKNNFKHWKDQILPVISSRC, translated from the coding sequence ATGAAATCTCGCTTTGAGCTGATTGCTACAGATACAAATTGCCAGGCTCGCGCTGGAAGCTTCTATACAGATCATGGTATAATCGAAACACCAATCTTTATGCCGGTTGGAACATCGGCTACTGTAAAAGCGGTTCACCAAACTGAATTAAAGCATGCAGTAAAAGCACAAATTATACTTGGAAATACCTACCATCTTTATTTGCGTCCTGGAACTGAAATTATTGAAAAAGCAGGAGGTTTGCATGGATTTATGAATTGGGATAAACCCTTGCTTACAGACAGCGGAGGGTATCAGGTCTTTTCATTAAGCGCCAATCGAAAAATAAAAGAAGAAGGAGTGCTATTTTCTTCACACATCGATGGTTCCAAGCATTTATTTACACCTGCCAGTGTGGTTGATATCCAACGCAGTTTAGGTTCAGACATTATGATGGCATTAGATGAATGTCCTCCTTATCCCTCCGAACGGGATTATGCGCGACGTTCGATGAATATTACACATCGTTGGCTGGAAGCAGGCATTAATCATTTTGAAAAAACAAATTCTTTATACGGACACGATCAATGTTATGTACCCATATCACAAGGTTCCGTTTATGAAGACCTTCGCATTGAATCAATCCAGGCAATTAGGCAATACAACAATCCGATTTACGCAATTGGCGGATTGAGTGTTGGCGAACCAGAAGAAGAATTGAATCGACTGGTAGCGATTTGTTGTCAACACATGCCGGTGCAAAGTGCCCGCTATTTGATGGGAGTTGGAACGCCTCAAAATTTATTGAATTCTATCGAACGGGGTATCGACTTTTTTGATTGCGTTTTGCCTACACGCAACGCCCGTCATGGAATCATCTACACTAGTAATGGCATTATTCATATCCGAAATTTAAAATGGAAAGATGATTTCAGTCCTATTGATGCAAAGCTGGATCTTGAAACCAGCCAACAACACAGTAAATCGTATCTTAGACATTTAATTATGTCAAACGAAATATTGGGAGCTCAATTGGCAAGCTTGCAAAATTTGCGATTTTATTTGTGGTTGATGGAAGAATCCAGAAATCAAATTTTAAAAAATAATTTTAAACATTGGAAAGATCAAATTCTTCCTGTAATTAGTTCTAGATGCTGA
- a CDS encoding LptF/LptG family permease has translation MLMWDLLRLKIVDRYIIGKYVRTFLFIMLMFSLLSVVFDVSERIDKFISRGLSFWEVSSQYYFNFLPWINSLLFPLYALITVIFFTSRMAGQTEIIPLFSSGVSFKRLLKPFLLAGAIFTTIHLIGNHYYVPKSNKVLRDFDNKYIRPGNIKSRDRNIHFFIGPHVGAYLRYYQGADSSGIDFQMEKFEKEKIIQTLEAKTIKWKSEPNIWTLKDITIRNFGDSTENIEVKTGVSIDTALNLHPEDFVFISNQKDMMTTSELGRFIKREKLKGSGISKLYEVERQRRTADPITTLILTFIGACIATRKVRGGMGLHLAAGIILGVVYIFLSKMSLTFANNDLLPPIFAIWLPNFVFLAIAAYLMGKAQQ, from the coding sequence ATGCTGATGTGGGATTTGTTGCGACTTAAAATTGTAGACCGTTACATTATTGGAAAATATGTAAGGACTTTTTTATTTATCATGTTGATGTTTTCATTATTATCAGTTGTTTTTGATGTAAGTGAACGCATCGATAAATTTATTTCAAGAGGTTTAAGTTTTTGGGAAGTGAGTTCACAATATTATTTCAATTTCCTTCCCTGGATTAATTCACTTTTATTTCCTTTGTATGCACTAATTACAGTTATTTTTTTTACCTCAAGAATGGCCGGACAAACAGAAATTATTCCTTTGTTTAGTTCCGGAGTTTCTTTTAAGCGTTTGCTAAAACCATTTTTATTGGCCGGTGCAATTTTTACAACCATACATTTGATAGGAAATCATTATTACGTTCCAAAATCAAATAAAGTATTGCGTGATTTTGATAACAAGTACATACGACCTGGAAATATTAAATCCAGAGACCGAAACATTCATTTTTTTATTGGTCCACATGTAGGCGCTTATTTGCGATATTATCAAGGAGCTGATAGCAGTGGAATTGATTTTCAAATGGAGAAATTTGAAAAAGAAAAAATTATACAAACCCTTGAAGCAAAAACCATCAAGTGGAAAAGTGAACCCAATATTTGGACTTTAAAAGACATTACCATCCGGAATTTTGGGGATAGTACAGAAAATATTGAGGTAAAAACGGGCGTTTCTATAGATACCGCACTCAATTTACATCCGGAAGACTTTGTTTTTATATCCAATCAAAAAGACATGATGACAACTTCCGAATTGGGACGTTTTATTAAAAGAGAAAAGCTAAAAGGTTCCGGAATCAGCAAATTATACGAAGTGGAACGCCAACGCCGTACCGCTGATCCGATTACTACTCTGATTTTAACTTTTATTGGGGCATGTATTGCAACCCGGAAAGTTAGAGGCGGAATGGGATTACATCTGGCTGCAGGCATCATTCTAGGGGTCGTTTACATCTTTTTGTCGAAAATGTCCCTCACTTTTGCCAATAATGACCTGCTTCCTCCCATATTTGCAATCTGGTTACCCAATTTCGTATTTCTGGCGATTGCGGCTTATCTAATGGGAAAAGCCCAGCAATAA
- a CDS encoding RNA polymerase sigma factor, with product MSTVEFYNLLDKQTQTLQNFAYSLTKDSEDAKDLCQETAFRALSNKDKFQPGTNFKAWLITIMKNIFINNYRRKVKGGVINDHSDNQYYLNSINNSVLNRADSDIMMKELNGMVESLDDSLKIPFLRYYHGYKYQEIADELKLPLGTVKSRIFFARKALKNMIAGHYAIYEDIAALEN from the coding sequence ATGTCGACTGTAGAGTTTTATAATTTGTTGGATAAGCAGACCCAAACCCTTCAGAATTTTGCTTATAGTCTAACCAAAGATTCAGAAGATGCCAAAGATCTTTGTCAGGAAACCGCATTCCGGGCATTGTCAAATAAAGATAAATTTCAACCCGGTACCAATTTTAAAGCCTGGTTAATTACCATTATGAAGAATATCTTCATTAATAATTATCGCCGGAAAGTGAAAGGGGGTGTTATTAATGATCATAGCGATAATCAATACTATCTCAACTCAATCAATAACTCTGTTTTAAACAGAGCTGACTCTGATATTATGATGAAGGAGTTAAATGGTATGGTAGAAAGTCTGGACGATAGTTTGAAAATCCCATTCCTTCGCTATTATCACGGTTATAAATATCAGGAAATTGCTGATGAACTCAAATTACCGCTTGGTACCGTAAAAAGTCGTATTTTCTTTGCCCGTAAAGCCCTTAAAAATATGATCGCAGGTCATTATGCAATTTATGAGGACATTGCTGCTTTGGAAAATTAG